The Comamonas sp. 26 DNA window GCTGGCCGGTGCCCTTGGGCTCCCAGCCGGACTCCTGCTCGCGCATCAATTGCACGCGCACGGGCTTGCCGCCAACAGCCGCAGACATCAGGACGGCATCAGAGCAGACGTCATCGGCGCAATTGCGGCCATAGCAACCAGAGGCCTCCAGGCGCGTCACGTTGACGTTGTCGGCATTCACGTCCATGAGCTTGGAGATGTCCTTGCACACGTCGTGAGGGTTTTGGGATCCGGTCCAGACCTGAATCTGAGCATCGCCGACTTCAGCAATCGCGCAGGATGGGCCGATGGAGCCATGGGCGTGATAGGGCCAGACGTAGTCGCGTGTCAGCTGAATCTTGGCTTGCTCTACCGCTTGCAGAGCGCCTTCATCTTCTTGCAGCACACGATCTGTCTTGGTGTGATCGACCAGGGTTTGGTGCAGTCCGTTCAGGGACAGGTCAGGCAGACCCGCCCATTCCTTCCAGGTGACCTTGAGCTGGCGCATGGCCGCAATGGCCTGCTCTTCACGCTCAGCGACCACGCCAACGAAGTCGCCCTTGACGACGACCTTGACGATGCCTGGCAGGTGGGCGATGGACTTTTCATCGACCGACACCAGGCTGGAACCCAAAGGTGCCGTAGCGTCAGCGCCGGTGTAGGGCGGGCGAATCACACGGCCATGCAGCATGCCTGGCACGCGCAGGTCGTGGATATAGGTCAGGGCACCCAGCACCTTGTTGGGAATGTCCACGCGCTGAATGCTCTTGCCGATGTACTCAAAGCCCGATTTGCGCAGCTCGATCTTTTCGTCCACTTCGATCTGCAGGTCCAGACCTTGGACCAGTTCGCCATAGCCAAAGCGCTTGCCGCCTGCAATGACCGCGCCCTTTTGTGTGGTGATACGCTCGGCGGGAACGCCGGATTTTTCGCTGGCCAGCTTGATCAGCAGCTGACGCACCTGCGCTGCGGCGTGGCGCATGGGCAGGGATGAAACCTGAATGGTGTTACTGGCAATCGTGGGTCCGAGATCGGGCGTGCGGGCGGTATGACCGAGCACCATGGTCACGGCAGAAAAGTCCACATACAGCTCGTCAGCCACCAGTTGACCCAGCGCGGTGCGGATGCCGGTGCCCAGATCCACGTGACCGTTGTAGGCGGTGACGGAGCCATCAGCGCCAATGGCGATGAAACTGTCCACCATCTTGGCCGAAGGAATCGCAAAAGCGCCCTTGGCGGCGGCTTCGGGGGCGGTCTGGGCCATCAGCAAATGGCTGCCCGCGACGGATCCGACCATGAGCATGCCGCCGGCCTTGAGCAGCTGGCGACGGGTAAGCTGGGCTTGATTGTCTTTGGTGAAGAATTTCATGATCAGGCAGCCTTTGCTGGTGTGGATGCGCCGGCGGCGGGAATGGCAGGGCTATGACCCTGGGCAATCAATTCGCGGGCACGTGCGGCGGCCTGCATGATTTCCACATGGGTGCCGCAGCGGCACAGATGCCCAGACAGGGCGTGCTTGATCTCATCGTCCGTGGCCTTGGGCTGCTGGTTGAACAAGGCCACCAGTGCCATGACCATGCCGTTGGTGCAGTAGCCGCACTGTGCTGCTTGAGCATCGACGAAAGCCTGCTGGACCACATGCAGGGTGTAGGTGCGCGATGCGGCGGGCGCATCGTTTTTGGCAGCGCTGACATCCAGCACGGCGCGGTCTTGCAACGCCTTGGCGCTGGCGGCCTTGCTGGCATCCGGCGACAGGCCTTCAAGCGTTGTGACCTTCTTGCCGGCGACTGCATTCAAGGGCACCGAGCAGGAGCGCGCCACCTTGCCGTCGATCAACACGGCGCAGGCACCGCATTCGCCCAGGCCGCAACCAAATTTAGGACCGTTGAGCTGCATGTCATTGCGCAGCACGTACAGAAGAGGAGTGTCGGCAGTGGCGCTTTGCGCATCCACTTCCTGGCCGTTTAGTGTGAATTTCATGACGTCAACTGATCGTAGGTTTCAAGAATCTGTGTCTTATATATGTGTAGTCAATTATATGACTATACAAAAATAGACTGGGTTGGCTTGATCTAAAGCAGAGTCGGCTGATCTGGTGTGTTCCATCCAGGTGCGTATTTTTTCTGACAGTGAGCAGATGCTCTTTTAGAGCGGTTACCTACAGTGAAAGCCTGTCCCCCAGGCTTTGGCGGTGACGCAGGTCAGCTCTGATGGATATGTAAACCTGTCGGTGGGTACCGCTCAGCCTGTTGCTGCAACCGTTGCGGTGCGCAAAGGCTCTATGGGTGGCTGATGCCCGCGCAGATTGCTCTTGGTATTGAGTTGGCTGGCGAATGCGAGTCCAATTTGATGACGTTGCGAGTCGAAGATATCCACGGTTGCTTGAGAAGGTTTCACCACCCGCAGACATGTCTCTGCCTTTTTTCAGGAGTGCTCTTATGGTCAGCAAAAATGTGATTTGCCTCTGGTATGAAAGCGAGGCTCTGGAAGCCGCAAAGTTCTACTCCCAGACTTTTCCTGATAGTTCAGTGGGGGCTGTCAGCCATGCACCGGGTGACTATCCTGCAGGCAAGCAAGGCAATGTACTGACCGTCGAATTCCGCGTAATGGGCATTCCATGTCTGGGCTTGAACGGAGGGCCAGCCTTCAAGCACAGCGAGGCATTCTCATTTCAGGTGGCGACGGACAGCCAGGAAGAAACGGATCGGCTCTGGAACGCCATTGTTGGCAACGGCGGGCAGGAAAGCCAATGCGGCTGGTGCAAAGACAAGTGGGGGCTGTCATGGCAAATCACGCCGCGCGTGCTGACGACAGCCATCAGCGATCCTGATCGCGCAGCGGCCAAGCGTGCTTTTGACGCCATGATGGGCATGAGAAAAATCGATATTGCCGCAATCGAAGCCGCATGGCGTGGGTGATTTAGCCTGCAGGCGTTTGACAAGACAGTGGGCCGCAGCAGGGCGTACAACCCTTGTGGCGCACTTTGCCAAGCTCTGAACGCGATAGGGTAAATGGTCTCAGAACAGCTGATCTACATTGAATTTGCTTTCAATTTCGACGCTCCGGTGCCTGCTGGCTGGCGTAGCTCATGTCTGTATGAATGTCTGGTGGCATTGCAGATGAGAGGCATGCTCAGGTTTTGCTGTCGGTCGAAATCCGCATTCAAATTGGAGACTAGCAATGAACTTTCTCGACGGCCATCTGTTCCCCGAAAACCAGCAGCCCCTGATCATTACCGCAGCGCCTTACGCGCCGGGCTGGTTGCCTTCGGATTTTCCTGAAGACATTCCAGTCACCATGGACGCGCAAATCCAGAAGGCGGTGGATTGCTACAACGCCGGTGCCACCGTGCTGCACCTGCATGTGCGTGAGTTGGATGGCAAGGGCAGCAAGCGCTTGTCCAAGTTCAACGAACTGGTGGCTGGCGTGCGCAAAGCCGTGCCCGAGATGATTATTCAAGTCGGTGGCTCCATCAGTTTCGCCCCCGAAGACGAAGGCCAGGCCGCCAAGTGGCTGAGCGACGATACCCGCCACATGCTGGCGGATCTGGACCCTGTGCCCGATCAGGTGACCGTGACGGTCAACACCTCGCAAATGAACGTAACCGATCAGGCGGAAGACGCTGACTTTGCGGGTACCTCGCGACAGAACCCCGCGCTGTTCAATGCCTACAAGGAGATGACCGTGCCCGCCCAGCCCGGCTGGGTGGAAGAGCATGTGCGTCGCTTGACTAAGGCCGGCATTCAGAGCGCCTTCCAGTGCTACAACCTGAACAGCTTTGAATCGGTGGAGCGTTTGATGCGCCGAGGCTTTTACATGGGCCCGCTGGTCATGAACTGGGTGGCCATTGCCGGTGGCATGGATACGCCCAGCCTGTATAGCCTGGCCAATTTTGTGCGCTCCGTACCCGATGGCGCGGTGCTGACGGTGGAAAGCAATGTGCGCAATGTGCTGCCCGTCAACATGTGGGGCATTGCCGCTGGTCTGCATGTGCGCTGCGGCACCGAAGACTGCCTGTGGAACCAGACTCGCACCGAAAAGGCCAGCACCGTTTCGCAAATCGAGCAGCTGGTGCGCATCTCGCGCGAATTTGGTCGTCCCATTGCCACGGCCAAGGAAGCCCGCGAGATCAGCAAGATCGGTGTGTTCTACGACACGGTGGAAGAGAGCTTGGCCGCCAACGGCTTTGCACCTAACCGCAACGGCGGCAATCAAGGTTTCTTGCGCAAGACAGCCTGATGACAAGCCGGGCGCAATGCAGCGATATATTGCGTGAGCATGGCGTCTGCTGAACTGACATTGGCAATAAAAAGGTCTCCTTAGCGAGACCTTTTTTTATGGGGAGTTACAAGCATGCAAGCGGCTGATTTGCATCATGGGGCTCTTTCTAGCGAGTCTTCCGCTGACTCATGTAATGCATGGATATTCGCGCGTTGCTTGTGCTTCCGCTGGTCATAGCGGCAAAGTGCGAATGGACTATCGCAGCTTCAGCCGTATTCACGTACTTCACCTATTTCGTTTTGAGCTTTGCCGTGATGCTCGTCCTGATACGAAAAAAATGAAGAGCGAGGCCCAGCCTTTAATCCTGGACTTACCAAGCAGATTTCCGCTGTACAAAAAACAATAGCTGCAAGCGCTTTTTTATAAAGCACTTGCAGCTATTTTTATGGTGATTTTTAGACGATGTATGCGCTAGCAGCTATGGTTTTAGCGATCAATCAAGCTGTGCTGAAACCGCTGCACGGGAGTCCATCAAGGAGCCCTACAGCATTTGATTTTTAGAACGGCTTGTCGCCAATGATGGCTGCGCGTTCCATCTTGCGCGGTGCGGGCCAGTAGTCCTGCACGGCGTAGTGCTGGGTGCAGCGGTTGTCCCACATGGCAACGCTGCCGGGTTTCCAGCGAAAGCGAACCTGATACTCAGGAATGGCGGCCTGGCTGATCAGGTAGTTCAGCAGCATGCTGGCACCGGGTGTCTTGTCCTGACCGTAGCGCACGTTCTCGGGCGTGTGGTAGTTGGCGAAGTGGGTGGTGAAGCTGCAGACATACAGAATCTTCTCACCGGTTTCGGGGTGAGTGCGAACCACAGGATGCTCGACCGGAGGGTGCAGGCGACCGAGCTCCAGACGCTTTTCCTCGGGCATGACCGCCCCAAAGCCATGCTCGATGCTGGACTTGGCCTTCAGGCCGTCAATTTTCTGCTTGATGTCCTCAGGCAGATTGCGGTAGGCCTCTGCCATGTTGACCCAGATGGTGTCGCCACCCACGGCAGGGCCTTCGACGCAGCGCAGCACGCAGCCCATGGTGGGCGTCTCGCGCCACTGGCCGTCGGTGTGATAGGTGTTTTCGTAGTTCTCGCGCTTGTCGCTGCGGTAGATCTGGACTAGGCCGGGGTGGTCTGGGTCGCTGCCAGCGACGGGATGGTCTTCCAGATCGCCAAAGTGGCGGGCAAAGGCAGCATGCTCACCGCGTGTAATGTCTTGATCGCGGAAGAACAGTACCTTGTGCTTGAGCAGCAGGGCGCGGATTTCTTCGGCCAGACCGGTATCGCGTGAGGCATCACCCAGGCTGATGCCGGAAACTTCAGCACCAATGCTGCAGGTTAGTTGTTCGACTTTCATCGTCTTTTCCTCAATTCTATAAACGGCTGCGGCTCTGGTTGGACAAGGTGTTTTGGCCTTGTTCCGAGCGCATCACAAGCGGTGCCAAGAGTCTGTGAAGCGAGGCCTTCAGAAAGGCTTGGCGCTGTATCCACTCACACCGGCAGATGGGAAAAATTTTCAGTGCTGCAGGCTTGGGAGTGCTTGACCAATCGCGTCAGCTTGTTGCCCTCTGCGTCAGCAAATGGAAAACCCTAGGCGGCAGGCGTGGGCTGGTTGGATGCGCGTTGTGTAGGTCTCAAGGCTTGCAATGGACTGCCAGTGAGTAAGCAAAAGCTTCAGGGTGAGTGCGAGTTTTCAGAGGGGAACCGGCTTTCCTGGGGTCAGGGCTGTCAAGGCTCTAGTGGTATCTATTGATTGACTTGTTATCTTTACATTGATAAATATCAAAGTCTAAAAACGCAGGACTACGCCAAAGGCCTGCATCCCATAGATGAACTTGAGCCGCGCGCAGGACTCAGGTCAAGAGATTTGTTGGTCACGATGAAGCCCCGTATCCGAAGTGTGAGCCTGAGCAAATACGCCAGAGTGGCGAATGAGCTGGGAATCGACCCGCTGAGCATGTTCCGCAAAGTGGGTCTGGATCACAGCTGCCTGAACTCCCCCGATCTGCTGGTTCCTGAATCCGCTTTTGCCACGCTGCTGGAGGCTTCGTCTGCCCAGACGGGCCATGCGTCGCTGGGCCTGCTCATGGGCTCTTATTGGCGCTTGTCCGACTTCGGGCCTATCAGCCTGTTGCTGCAGCATCAGGAAAGTCTGTCCGCGATGCTCAAGACGCTCAAGGATTACAACCACCTCATCAGCAGCACGGTGACCACCGAGGTGGTGACGCAGGGCCGCTACTCCATCATTCAGCTGCACCTGGATACCGAGCGCGATAGCCCGGGTCGCCACCCCACAGAGCTGGGGATTACCGCGTTGCTGAGCCTGTGCCGTCACCAGTTGGGCAAGAGCTGGAACCCGAGCAGCATTCATTTCTCGCACAGCTCGCCAAGCAGCACCTTGAGCCACCGCCGTGTGCTGGGCAGCGAGATTGTTTTTTCCTCGGACTTTGACGGCATTGTGGTGAGCAATGACGAGATGACGGGGCTCAACGTCGATCACGACAGCCTGATGGAAAGCCATGCTCGCAGCCTGATGGAAAGCCATGCGCCGCGTCCAGCATCCAAGTCGCTGGAGCAGCAGGTGCGCAGCACTTTGCAATCTCTGCTGCCGCATGGCCGCCACAGCATTGCCCATGTGGCTGGGGCGATGGGCTTTACGGCGCGCTCGTTGCAACGGCATCTTGAGGCGAACAACACCAGCTTTCAGGAAACCTTGGATGCCGTGCGCAGCCAGGCCGCGCTACGGGCGCTGCAAAACGCGCAGCTGTCCATCAGCGAGGCGGCTACGCTGACCGGGTTTGCGGAGAACAGCTCTTTCACGCGCTGGTTCAGCAAGCACTTTCAACAAAGCCCCAGTAGATGGCGTCAGCAGAATTGGGACCGCAAGTTGCCCTGAAGTTCTTCTTCCACGCCAAAACGCCAGCGTAAAAGCTGGCGTTTTATGTTGAGGCTCAGAGCTTTGGCTGCGCGGCCAGTCTGGCTTCTTCCTCGGGTTGGGCCTTGGCCAGCAAAAAGTCTATGCAGGTGCGCACGGCCTTGGTCTGGTGGCGGTTGGGCAGGTACAGCAGGTACATGTGCGTGCCAAAGATGCTGAGCCGGTATTCATCCAGCGTGGTCAGCACCTCGCCAGTGGCCAGCTTGTCTTGCACCACATAGTCGGGCACCAGACCCACGCCCAGACCAGCCAGAATGCCGTCGCGCAAAAAGGGGAAGTGCTCGGAGATCATGGTGGGCTCCAGCATCACTTCGTGGCGCTCTGTGCCCAGGTAGGCGGCCAGGCGCAGTTGGCGCCCCGTCACCCCGGCCGTAATCAGTGGGCTGGCGCGCAAGGCGTGCAAAGTCTTGGGCAGGCCGTGGGTCTGGGCATATTCGCGCGAGGCGCAGGCCAGATAGCGCACCGTGCCCAGACTGCGTGCTACCAGCGACAGCGGCGGCTCCTGAATCACACGAATGATGATGTCCATATCGTCGCGCAGATTGTCGGCACGGTTCTCAAACAGTACGTCGAGCACGATGCCTGGATACAGGCGTTTGAACTCGATCAGCCACTCGCTCATCACGATCTGGCCATAGCCGCTGGGCACGCTGATGCCTACCCGGCCCTGTAGGCTCTGTCCCAGCGTCGTAATGGCCTCGCGTGCGGCCAGCATTTCGTTGTGAATGTTGCGGCCATGCTCGTAAAGGCGCAGGCCGATTTCTGTCGGCTCCACACGCCGCGTGGTGCGCTTGACCAATTGCACGCCCGCAGCCTTCTCCAGCTGGGTGAGGTGATAGCTCACATTCGCGCGAGTCATCTTGAGCTTTCGCGCGGCCTGGCTGAGGTTACCGCTATCAATAATTTCAACCAGCAGAGTCAGTGATTGCGAGTCCATAGCTCATTGTTCGAATTTCTTTGACGGTCTGTCAATGATTCATGGGATTGTTAGAAAACATTGTCGCCGTAAGAATGATGCCTATTCCATAAAACCATAACGGAGACAAGCATGACTTCTGAGGCTGCAGCTTCTGTCGTTGAACTCAAGCAAGACGGCGACGTATTGCTGGTCACCATCAACAACCCGCCAGTCAACGCTCTGGGCGCAGCTGTGCGACAGGGGCTGGTGGCCGCTATGGAGCAGGCAGATGCCAGCGCCGCCGTCAAGGCCGTGCTGATCGTGGGGCAGGGCAAGGCCTTTATTGCTGGCGCTGATATCCGCGAATTTGGCAAGTCGCCGGTTGAGCCCTTCTTGCCGGATGTCTGCAACCGCATCGAAGCTTGCACCAAGCCCGTGGTCGCCGTGATTCACGGCGCAGCGCTGGGTGGGGGGCTGGAAATTGCCATGGCCGCCCATCACCGTCTGGCATTACCTGCGGCGAAGCTGGGCTTGCCAGAAGTTTCGCTGGGTTTGATACCTGGTGCCGGTGGCACGCAGCGCGCACCGCGCCTGATGGGCGTGAAGGCTGCGACTGAGCTGATGCTCAGCGGCAGTCCCTTGAGCGCCAAGGCCGCTCAGGCCGCCGGTCTGGTTGACAAGCTGGAAGTGGGCAACGACCCAGTGGCCGCCGGTCTGGCCTATGCCCGCGAACTGTTGGCACAGGGCGCACCCCTGCGCCGCACCAGTACCGATCAAAGCCGCCTTGCCGACAAGGCCGCCGCTCATGCCGAACTGGATACCTTGCGCGCTGATACGGCCAAGAAGTCACGTGGCCTGTTCTCGCCGCTGAAGATCATCGACTGCGTGCAAGCCGCCGTGGATATGCCTTTTGCAGAAGGTTTGGCGTTTGAGCGTGCCCAGTTCTTGGCCTGCATAGACAGCCCGCAGCGTCAGGGTCTGATTCACGCCTTTTTTGCGGAAAAAGAAACCGCCAAGATCCCCGAAGCTAAGGCTGCAGCACCGCGCCACTTTGCCAAGATCGCCATCATCGGCGGCGGCACCATGGGTGCGGGCATCACCGTGTCGGCGCTGGATGCAGGCCTGGCCGTGACCATGATCGAACGCGATGCTGAAGCCATCGCCCGTGGCCAAGCCAATGTAGAAAAGGTTTACAACGGTCTGATCGCCAAGGGCCGCATGACGGAAGAGGCCAAGGCCGCCGTGATGGCGCGCTACACGCCTTCGACTAGCTATGACGACATTGCCGATGTGGATCTGGTGATCGAAGCCGTGTTTGAAGACCTGGACGTCAAGAAGGCCGTATTCAAGGAGCTGGACCGCGTTTGCAAGCCCGGTGCCGTGCTGGCCACCAATACCTCTTACCTGGACATTGACGCGATCGCCGCCGTCACGAGCCGCCCGCAAGATGTGATCGGTCTGCATTTCTTCAGCCCCGCCAACATCATGAAGTTGCTGGAAATCGTCGTGCCCTCCAAGGTTGCGGCAGATGTGGTGACCACAGCCTTCGAGCTGGCCAAGAAGATGAAGAAAGTGCCGGTGCGCGCCGGCGTCTGCGATGGCTTTATTGGTAACCGCATTCTGGCCACGTACAAGCAGGCTGCCGACTACCTCATGGAAGACGGTGCCAGCCCCTACGAGATCGACGAAGCCGTGCGTGGCTTTGGCTTTGCCATGGGCCCGTTTCAGGTCACCGATCTGGCCGGTGGTGACATTGGCTGGGCCACGCGCAAGCGCCGCGCTGCCACGCGCGACCCCAAAGCCCGCTATGTGGAAATTGCCGACCGCATCTGCGAAAACGGCTGGTTTGGCCAGAAGACCCAGCGTGGCTTTTACCTTTACCCGCAAGGTGCTCGCATTGGCCAGCATGATCCCGAAGTGCTGGCGATTGTGGATGCCGAGCGCGCCAAGAAGGGCGTGACCGCGCGCAAGTTCGCCGCCGAGGAAATCATGCGCCGCTACATGGCTGCCATGGTCAACGAAGGCGCCAAGGTGGTGGGTGAGGGCATTGCCCTGCGTCCACTGGATGTGGACGTGACCTTTATCTCCGGCTACGGCTTTCCGCGCCATCGCGGCGGTCCCATGAAGTGGGCTGATATGCAGGGGCTGGACAAGGTGCTGGCCGATATCGAAGTCTTCGCCAAGGAAGACGCGCTGTTCTGGAAGCCCGCACCCCTGCTGCAAAAGCTGGTGGCGGAAGGCAAGAACTTCGACAGCCTGAACAAGTAACCCTCCCTTCCTTCGCTGCGGGCTGCCCTTGCTGGGCACCCCTTGCTTGGATTGCGCCCATTGCTAAGAAAAAAGGAGCTGCTAGCGCTTTATTTGTATTGGTTTCAGTATTGAAAGTATCTGAAATCCATGAATAACAAGCGCAAGCAGCTACTAAAAAGTTTTCAAACATTCACAGAGACAACAACCATGCGTGAAGCCGTCATCGTTTCCACCGCCCGCACACCACTGACCAAGTCGCACCGCGGCGAGTTCAATGTGACTCCTGCAGCCCAGCTGGCTGCCTTCTCCGTCAAGGCAGCCGTGGATCGCGCCGGCATTGATCCCGCCATGATTGAAGACCTGATTCTGGGCTGCGGCAACCCCGACGGCTTTCAAGGCCGCAACCTGGGCCGTCAGGCCGTGCTGCGTGCAGGGCTCCCCCTGTCCATTGGTGGTGCCACCGTGGCGCGCTACTGCGCATCGGGTTTGCAATCGATTGCCATGGCTGCGGGCCGCGTGGTGGCCGAGGGTGTGGATGTGATGCTGGCCGGTGGTATCGAAACCATCTCCGGCATGCGCCCGGGCAACAATCTGCCCACCGACATGGACCCCTGGCTGGTGGAGCACAAGCCCGAGCTGTACATGGCCATGATTGACACGGCTGACGTGGTGGCCAAGCGCTACAACATTAGCCGCGAAGACCAGGATGCTTTCTCGCTGCAAAGCCAGCAGCGCACGGCTGCTGCGCAGGCTGCCGATCTGTTCAAGGATGAAATCATCCCCTGTGCCACGCGCATGATGGAAAAGAACAAAGAAACCGGCGAAGTCACTTACCGTGATGTCGTCGCCACCGTGGACAACTGCAACCGCGCATCCACCACGCTCGAAGGTCTGGCCAAGCTGGAACCCGTCAAGGGTGCGGGCAACTTCATCACCGCTGGCAATGCTTCGCAGCTGTCCGATGGCTCCAGCGCCTGTGTGGTGATGGAAGCCAAATTGGCCGAGCGTCTGGGTCTCAAGCCCCTGGGCGCATTCCGCGGCTTTGCCGTGGCGGGTTGCGAGCCCGATGAAATGGGTATCGGCCCCGTGTTTGCCGTGCCCAAGCTGCTGGCCCGCCATGGCCTGACGGTGGATGACATCGATCTGTGGGAGCTGAACGAAGCTTTTGCTTCGCAAGCCCTGTATTGCCAGCGTCAACTGGGTATTCCCAATGAGCGCTTGAACGTCAACGGCGGCGCTATCTCCATCGGCCATCCGTTTGGCATGACGGGTGCCCGTCTGACCGGTCACATTCTGCTGGAAGGCCAGCGCCGCAAGGCCCAGAACCCTAATGTGAAGTGGGGTGTGGTGAGCATGTGTATTGCCGGTGGCATGGGCGCTGCAGGTCTGTTCGAGATTTTTTGAATAAGCACCCCCTGAGCGGCTGGCGCCGCCTCCCCCTCTCTCTTCGGGAGGTGGACGACGCCCTTGCTGCGGGACGGCCCTGGCTCGGCGTCTCTCATCCAGAGCGCGTCAGTTTCAAAGGCTGTTAAGGCGCCAAGCGCCGTGGATCACTAGGACATAGCAATGGATTTGCAATTCACCCCCCAAGAAGAGGCGTTCCGCGCTGAAGTACAGAGCTTTCTCGCGGACAAACTGCCCAAGCATATTTCGCAAAAGGTCAAGGCGGGTCAACGCCTGAGCAAGGCTGATCAGGACGAGTGGCATGCTGTTCTCAATGAGCGTGGCTGGTATGCCAACCACTGGCCCATGGAAAACGGCGGCCCCGGCTGGGGTGCGGTGGAGAAGTTCATTTTCGACACCGAGTGCGCCCTGGCCGGCGGCCCCCGCGTCGTGCCTTTTGGCGTGAACATGTTGGGCCCGGTGCTGATCAAGTACGGCAACGAGCAGCAAAAGAACTACTGGCTGCCTCGTATTCTGAGCGGTGAGGACTGGTGGTGCCAGGGCTATTCGGAACCCGGCGCGGGCTCCGATCTGGCCTCGGTCAAGACTACGGCGGTGCGAGTCACTGACGAAATGGGTGAGCACTACATCGTCAACGGCCAAAAGACCTGGACCACCCAGGGCCAGCACGCCAATATGATTTTTTGTCTGGTGCGAACCAACCGCGAAGCCAAGGCGCAGGCCGGCATCAGCTTTTTGCTGGTGGACATGAACACCCCCGGCGTGGAAGTGCGCCCCATCCGCACGCTGGATGGCGACAAGGATGTCAACGAGGTCTTCTTCACCGATGTGAAGGTACCGATTGAAAATCTGGTGGGCGAAGAGAACAAGGGCTGGACTTACGCCAAGTACCTGCTGACCTATGAGCGCACCGGCATTGCAGGCGTGGGCTTTTGCATCTCGTCCTTGGCCAAGCTCAAGGTGGTGGCAGCCAAGGCGCACAAGAACGGCAAGCCTCTGAACCAGGACCCGTTGTTTGCGGCGCGCATGGCCAAGGTCGAGATCGATCTGGAAAACATGAAGACCACCAATCTGCGCGTGATTGCTGCGGTGGCCGGTGGCGGCGTGCCCGGTGCGGAAAGCTCGATGCTAAAGATCCGCGGCACGGAGATTCGCCAGGAAATCCTGTCGCTGATCCGCCGCGCCATGGGTGTCTATGCCGTGCCTTATATCGACGAAGCGCAGTACGAAGGCTATGCAGAGGAGTCCGTCGGCCTGATCGACGAAGCGGCGACTGCTGCTGCCAACTACTTCAACTACCGCAAGCTGTCGATCTTCGGTGGCTCCAATGAAATCCAGAAAAACATCATCTCCAAGATGATCCTGGGCCTCTGATTCGGGCAAGGCAAGGAATAAGCACATGAACTTCACACATACCGAAGACCGCCGCATGCTGGCGGACAGCCTGAACCGCTTTGTCTCCGAGCAGTACGACATCGAGC harbors:
- a CDS encoding xanthine dehydrogenase family protein molybdopterin-binding subunit; this translates as MKFFTKDNQAQLTRRQLLKAGGMLMVGSVAGSHLLMAQTAPEAAAKGAFAIPSAKMVDSFIAIGADGSVTAYNGHVDLGTGIRTALGQLVADELYVDFSAVTMVLGHTARTPDLGPTIASNTIQVSSLPMRHAAAQVRQLLIKLASEKSGVPAERITTQKGAVIAGGKRFGYGELVQGLDLQIEVDEKIELRKSGFEYIGKSIQRVDIPNKVLGALTYIHDLRVPGMLHGRVIRPPYTGADATAPLGSSLVSVDEKSIAHLPGIVKVVVKGDFVGVVAEREEQAIAAMRQLKVTWKEWAGLPDLSLNGLHQTLVDHTKTDRVLQEDEGALQAVEQAKIQLTRDYVWPYHAHGSIGPSCAIAEVGDAQIQVWTGSQNPHDVCKDISKLMDVNADNVNVTRLEASGCYGRNCADDVCSDAVLMSAAVGGKPVRVQLMREQESGWEPKGTGQLIRVRGGMDEQHNVTAYELRTCYPSNNASALALILTGKVSAKIDAQQMGDRTAIPQYEYPKMRMISQDAVPIVRASWMRGVSALPNVFAHESWIDECAYLAKADPIEYRLRYLKDPRAVALIAEAKKQCNWQDGPAHRNPAPADQRLVKGRGFAYARYIHSKFPGYGAAWATWAVDVTVDRETGEIKVDKVFVAQDTGAMVNPAGVRHQVHGNVVQSTSRVLKEFVTFDKSGVTSLEWGGYPILRFDELPEIDSLLVERPNEAPMGAGESASVPSAAAVANAFFDATGVRLFEVPFTPSRVLAALKAAKADTGTASSK
- a CDS encoding VOC family protein, coding for MVSKNVICLWYESEALEAAKFYSQTFPDSSVGAVSHAPGDYPAGKQGNVLTVEFRVMGIPCLGLNGGPAFKHSEAFSFQVATDSQEETDRLWNAIVGNGGQESQCGWCKDKWGLSWQITPRVLTTAISDPDRAAAKRAFDAMMGMRKIDIAAIEAAWRG
- a CDS encoding 3-keto-5-aminohexanoate cleavage protein; translated protein: MNFLDGHLFPENQQPLIITAAPYAPGWLPSDFPEDIPVTMDAQIQKAVDCYNAGATVLHLHVRELDGKGSKRLSKFNELVAGVRKAVPEMIIQVGGSISFAPEDEGQAAKWLSDDTRHMLADLDPVPDQVTVTVNTSQMNVTDQAEDADFAGTSRQNPALFNAYKEMTVPAQPGWVEEHVRRLTKAGIQSAFQCYNLNSFESVERLMRRGFYMGPLVMNWVAIAGGMDTPSLYSLANFVRSVPDGAVLTVESNVRNVLPVNMWGIAAGLHVRCGTEDCLWNQTRTEKASTVSQIEQLVRISREFGRPIATAKEAREISKIGVFYDTVEESLAANGFAPNRNGGNQGFLRKTA
- a CDS encoding LysR family transcriptional regulator produces the protein MDSQSLTLLVEIIDSGNLSQAARKLKMTRANVSYHLTQLEKAAGVQLVKRTTRRVEPTEIGLRLYEHGRNIHNEMLAAREAITTLGQSLQGRVGISVPSGYGQIVMSEWLIEFKRLYPGIVLDVLFENRADNLRDDMDIIIRVIQEPPLSLVARSLGTVRYLACASREYAQTHGLPKTLHALRASPLITAGVTGRQLRLAAYLGTERHEVMLEPTMISEHFPFLRDGILAGLGVGLVPDYVVQDKLATGEVLTTLDEYRLSIFGTHMYLLYLPNRHQTKAVRTCIDFLLAKAQPEEEARLAAQPKL
- a CDS encoding TauD/TfdA family dioxygenase yields the protein MKVEQLTCSIGAEVSGISLGDASRDTGLAEEIRALLLKHKVLFFRDQDITRGEHAAFARHFGDLEDHPVAGSDPDHPGLVQIYRSDKRENYENTYHTDGQWRETPTMGCVLRCVEGPAVGGDTIWVNMAEAYRNLPEDIKQKIDGLKAKSSIEHGFGAVMPEEKRLELGRLHPPVEHPVVRTHPETGEKILYVCSFTTHFANYHTPENVRYGQDKTPGASMLLNYLISQAAIPEYQVRFRWKPGSVAMWDNRCTQHYAVQDYWPAPRKMERAAIIGDKPF
- a CDS encoding (2Fe-2S)-binding protein → MKFTLNGQEVDAQSATADTPLLYVLRNDMQLNGPKFGCGLGECGACAVLIDGKVARSCSVPLNAVAGKKVTTLEGLSPDASKAASAKALQDRAVLDVSAAKNDAPAASRTYTLHVVQQAFVDAQAAQCGYCTNGMVMALVALFNQQPKATDDEIKHALSGHLCRCGTHVEIMQAAARARELIAQGHSPAIPAAGASTPAKAA
- a CDS encoding AraC family transcriptional regulator, which translates into the protein MKPRIRSVSLSKYARVANELGIDPLSMFRKVGLDHSCLNSPDLLVPESAFATLLEASSAQTGHASLGLLMGSYWRLSDFGPISLLLQHQESLSAMLKTLKDYNHLISSTVTTEVVTQGRYSIIQLHLDTERDSPGRHPTELGITALLSLCRHQLGKSWNPSSIHFSHSSPSSTLSHRRVLGSEIVFSSDFDGIVVSNDEMTGLNVDHDSLMESHARSLMESHAPRPASKSLEQQVRSTLQSLLPHGRHSIAHVAGAMGFTARSLQRHLEANNTSFQETLDAVRSQAALRALQNAQLSISEAATLTGFAENSSFTRWFSKHFQQSPSRWRQQNWDRKLP